The Chitinophaga flava genome has a segment encoding these proteins:
- a CDS encoding MFS transporter yields the protein MHNYITLREKIGYGFGDMASSMFWKLFGMYLLFFYTDVMGITAAAAGTMLLVTRIWDTFFDPVVGTMADRTQSRWGKFRPYILYMAAPFGIIGVLTFTTPGYGTSGKLIYAYITYSAMMMVYSLINVPYASLLGVMSANAKERNTLASFRMSFAFGGSLLAVTLIEPLVSAFSGGSLQPANLQRGWQMGVAVIALICVLLFLLCFVGVKERVQPIQQQSTSLKDDLKDLWGNRPWWILLGAGVAALLFNSIRDGATLYYFKYYIQQDTAFLLAGTKVSYSMLYLLVGQSANMLGVMLASPVGNRIGKKSTYLYAMVLASLFSMLFYWLDKEQLVLIYLFQFIISICAGIIFPLLWSMYADIADYSEWKNNRRATGLIFSSSSMAQKFGWTIGGALTGWLLACFGFQANSIQEHSTRQGIVLMLSFLPAAGSLLSILFIALYPLSENRIAAITLELAARKKQIN from the coding sequence ATGCATAATTACATAACACTCAGGGAAAAAATCGGTTACGGTTTTGGAGACATGGCATCTTCTATGTTCTGGAAGCTCTTCGGCATGTACCTCCTCTTTTTTTACACAGATGTGATGGGTATTACAGCCGCAGCTGCTGGTACCATGTTGCTGGTTACACGTATATGGGACACTTTTTTTGATCCGGTAGTGGGTACTATGGCTGACAGAACGCAGTCCCGATGGGGGAAATTCCGGCCTTATATACTCTATATGGCAGCCCCTTTTGGTATCATCGGTGTACTCACTTTTACAACACCTGGTTATGGTACTTCCGGTAAACTGATATACGCCTATATTACCTACTCGGCCATGATGATGGTCTATTCTCTCATCAACGTACCTTATGCATCCTTACTGGGAGTGATGTCTGCGAATGCTAAGGAGAGAAATACGCTGGCTTCTTTCCGCATGTCGTTTGCATTTGGTGGAAGCCTGCTGGCGGTGACGCTTATAGAGCCGTTGGTATCCGCTTTCAGCGGAGGAAGTCTGCAGCCGGCTAATTTGCAAAGAGGCTGGCAGATGGGTGTTGCGGTGATTGCCCTGATTTGTGTACTGCTGTTTTTACTTTGTTTTGTTGGAGTGAAGGAGAGAGTGCAGCCTATACAGCAACAAAGTACCTCTCTGAAAGATGATCTGAAGGACCTCTGGGGAAACAGGCCCTGGTGGATACTTTTGGGAGCAGGCGTAGCGGCGCTTCTTTTTAATTCCATCCGTGATGGAGCTACCTTATACTACTTTAAATATTACATACAACAGGATACCGCTTTTCTGCTGGCAGGTACCAAAGTCTCCTATTCCATGTTATACCTGCTGGTTGGTCAGAGTGCCAATATGCTGGGAGTAATGCTTGCCTCTCCGGTGGGTAATCGCATCGGCAAAAAAAGCACCTACCTGTATGCTATGGTCCTGGCTTCGTTGTTCAGTATGCTGTTTTACTGGCTGGATAAGGAACAGCTGGTACTGATATATCTGTTTCAGTTTATCATCAGTATATGTGCCGGTATTATCTTTCCATTGTTGTGGTCTATGTATGCAGACATTGCAGATTATTCTGAATGGAAAAACAATCGTCGTGCTACAGGTCTTATTTTCTCTTCTTCTTCCATGGCACAGAAATTCGGCTGGACCATCGGTGGCGCGCTCACCGGCTGGCTGCTGGCTTGTTTCGGTTTCCAGGCCAACAGCATACAGGAACATTCTACCCGCCAGGGTATTGTACTGATGCTGAGTTTCCTGCCAGCAGCAGGTTCGCTGCTCTCCATTCTTTTTATTGCTTTGTATCCATTATCCGAAAACCGTATAGCTGCTATTACCCTCGAACTAGCGGCCCGCAAAAAACAAATTAACTGA
- a CDS encoding AGE family epimerase/isomerase has translation MQQELKQALHSELFHILHYWMKHTKDEQHGGFYGRLNNASIPDVLAPKGAVLNARILWTFSAAYNLTRDLSCLTMARRAQDYFRNHFLDTAHGGVYWTVDYKGQPLETKKQVYAIAFAIYAYSEYYKVTKEEQARNIAVKLYNSLQQHSYDPQYGGYFEAFTREWKPLADQRLSEKDANEKKTMNTHLHVLEAYTNLYTIWPESTLKKNIHDLLRLFCDKIIDKRSGHLHLFFSEQWQVKGNLVSYGHDIEASWLLLEAATIIQDEELITTCKAMALKMALATQEGLDRDGGLWHEYEPTERNTLPEKHWWPQAEAIVGFLNAWQLQPAGNYLQRASDSWRFIENKLRDRSHGEWFWGVHEDDSIMQEDKAGLWKCPYHSARACMEAVKRL, from the coding sequence ATGCAACAGGAATTAAAACAAGCGCTTCATAGTGAGTTATTCCATATTCTTCACTATTGGATGAAGCATACAAAAGATGAACAGCATGGTGGTTTTTATGGCAGGTTGAACAATGCCAGCATACCGGATGTATTGGCTCCTAAAGGAGCCGTGCTCAATGCCCGTATCCTCTGGACTTTCTCTGCAGCGTATAACCTTACCCGTGATCTTTCTTGCCTGACCATGGCCCGCCGTGCACAGGACTATTTCAGAAACCATTTCCTGGATACGGCCCATGGCGGTGTTTACTGGACCGTGGATTATAAAGGGCAACCGCTGGAAACAAAAAAGCAGGTGTATGCCATCGCTTTTGCCATCTATGCTTATAGTGAATATTATAAGGTCACAAAAGAAGAACAGGCGAGAAATATTGCCGTAAAGTTGTACAACAGTTTACAACAACATAGTTATGATCCGCAGTACGGCGGCTACTTTGAAGCATTTACCCGCGAATGGAAACCACTGGCAGACCAGCGCCTCAGCGAAAAGGACGCAAATGAAAAAAAGACGATGAATACCCATCTGCATGTGCTGGAAGCATATACCAACCTGTATACCATCTGGCCGGAAAGCACGCTGAAAAAGAATATCCATGATCTGCTCCGTTTGTTCTGCGATAAGATCATCGATAAAAGAAGTGGTCATCTGCATCTCTTTTTCTCAGAACAATGGCAGGTGAAAGGTAACCTCGTTTCTTATGGTCATGATATAGAAGCCAGCTGGCTGCTGCTGGAAGCGGCTACTATTATACAGGACGAGGAGCTGATAACCACCTGCAAGGCGATGGCGCTGAAAATGGCGCTGGCCACACAGGAGGGGCTGGACCGCGATGGTGGTTTATGGCATGAATATGAGCCAACAGAACGGAATACGTTGCCTGAAAAACATTGGTGGCCACAGGCAGAAGCGATAGTAGGATTCCTGAATGCCTGGCAGTTGCAACCCGCTGGTAACTATCTGCAACGTGCCAGTGACTCCTGGCGATTCATAGAAAACAAACTCCGTGATCGTTCCCATGGTGAATGGTTCTGGGGTGTTCATGAAGATGATTCCATCATGCAGGAAGATAAAGCTGGTTTGTGGAAATGCCCCTATCACAGTGCCAGGGCCTGTATGGAGGCTGTCAAACGTCTGTAA
- a CDS encoding MBL fold metallo-hydrolase: MEKEHTLQSLKGKGWFQVAPGVWGIRDVFVNMYLIQNVRTRSWVLVDAGLRTSARKIKRLAKELFAPHFAPAAIVLTHGHFDHVGALPKLLREWEVPVYAHYLEAPYLTGRSAYPPPDPYAGGGLISIMSWTFPQDPIDLNGHLLLLPEDKSVPGLEGWRYIETPGHTPGHISLYRESDGLLLAGDAFATTKAEALTCTLAQARHISGPPRYFTTDWVAAETSVKKLAALQPSTVATGHGRPLHGKTMQHRLQWLADHFKLIAKPHFGRYSKESAVAGINGVEYVPSPPASRWVILAGVIALVATSALIYNRRKS, from the coding sequence ATGGAAAAGGAGCACACATTGCAAAGCCTGAAAGGTAAGGGATGGTTTCAGGTAGCACCGGGTGTATGGGGCATCAGGGATGTTTTTGTGAACATGTATCTGATACAGAATGTCCGTACCCGGTCCTGGGTATTGGTAGATGCCGGGCTGCGCACGTCGGCCCGCAAAATTAAAAGGCTGGCGAAGGAGTTGTTTGCCCCGCATTTTGCCCCGGCAGCGATCGTATTAACACATGGTCATTTCGACCATGTAGGAGCTTTGCCTAAATTGCTGAGAGAGTGGGAAGTGCCTGTGTATGCACATTATCTGGAAGCACCCTATCTCACCGGAAGGTCTGCTTACCCGCCACCAGACCCCTACGCCGGCGGAGGACTCATCAGCATCATGTCATGGACTTTTCCCCAGGACCCCATCGACCTCAATGGTCATCTGTTATTGCTACCAGAAGATAAATCAGTCCCCGGTCTGGAAGGTTGGCGTTATATAGAAACGCCCGGCCATACGCCCGGTCATATCAGCTTGTACCGGGAATCAGACGGGCTGCTGCTGGCAGGCGATGCCTTCGCCACTACCAAAGCCGAAGCACTCACCTGTACCCTGGCTCAGGCTAGGCATATATCCGGACCTCCCCGCTATTTTACCACCGATTGGGTGGCTGCAGAAACCAGCGTGAAAAAACTCGCCGCACTGCAACCGTCTACCGTAGCCACCGGACATGGCCGCCCACTCCATGGCAAAACCATGCAACACCGCCTGCAATGGCTGGCAGATCATTTTAAATTAATAGCCAAACCCCATTTTGGAAGATATTCCAAAGAATCAGCTGTAGCAGGTATCAACGGTGTGGAATACGTACCATCCCCTCCTGCTTCCCGCTGGGTAATCCTGGCAGGCGTCATTGCACTGGTGGCTACTAGTGCGTTGATATACAACAGAAGAAAGTCCTAA
- a CDS encoding DUF4198 domain-containing protein, with translation MKKIVLAVVILGSSIIAFSHEFWLQPAKFMLKVNEPARVNIMVGENYKGERSDGRRYQVLQFKHFAAGKEEVVQQPLTGKKKSSLTMAFSTAGNHMLAFSNTGKYIGLDAKKFNEYLVEEGLNNVKEWREQHELTEKPGREFFQRCAKTLFQVGEGQDDTYARNTGMRIELIPAVNPYAIRNGDAVTFKVLFDNQPVKNALVLAWQVKNGKTTVSKIRSNEAGEVSFPLERAGRWMISSVHMVADPTGEKADWQSFWGSYTFGY, from the coding sequence ATGAAAAAAATTGTTTTAGCCGTTGTTATACTTGGGAGCAGCATTATTGCCTTTAGTCATGAGTTCTGGCTGCAACCGGCGAAGTTTATGCTGAAAGTGAATGAGCCGGCAAGGGTGAATATTATGGTGGGAGAGAACTATAAGGGCGAACGCTCTGATGGTCGTCGTTATCAGGTATTGCAATTCAAACATTTTGCAGCAGGAAAGGAAGAGGTAGTACAACAGCCATTGACAGGGAAGAAAAAATCATCGTTGACGATGGCGTTTTCCACGGCCGGGAATCATATGCTGGCATTCAGCAATACCGGGAAATACATTGGTTTGGATGCGAAGAAATTTAATGAATACCTGGTGGAAGAAGGATTGAACAATGTAAAGGAATGGCGGGAGCAACATGAACTTACAGAGAAACCTGGCCGTGAGTTTTTTCAGCGTTGTGCCAAGACGCTGTTTCAGGTGGGAGAAGGGCAGGATGATACCTATGCACGCAATACTGGTATGCGGATAGAACTGATCCCGGCTGTCAATCCTTATGCGATCAGGAATGGAGACGCAGTTACCTTTAAAGTGCTGTTTGATAATCAACCGGTGAAAAATGCATTGGTACTGGCCTGGCAGGTAAAGAACGGAAAAACTACCGTCAGCAAAATCAGAAGTAATGAGGCTGGGGAGGTATCTTTCCCGCTGGAAAGAGCCGGCCGCTGGATGATCAGCAGTGTACACATGGTAGCTGATCCTACCGGCGAGAAAGCAGACTGGCAGAGTTTCTGGGGAAGTTATACTTTTGGATACTGA
- the ligD gene encoding DNA ligase D yields the protein MRAPHTAATQAMPLPKNTTPMLATLATTATDKPGWLYEIKWDGYRALAFLNKGEVELRSRNNASFNKKYFPVYQALQQWKVNAVVDGEIVVINEEGMPIFSALQNWRNEADGILVYYLFDMLWLNGKNITMLPLLQRKKLLEQLMPVDDSILRFSEGFITEGTDFFKQAQKLNLEGIIAKKTDSSYYPGTRSGEWLKIKTSSRQEVVIGGYTKNEGSSKPFSSLLVGVYEKGKLQYTGKIGTGFSITQQRELLQRFKPLEIKKTPFAAEPDVNKASLFRPHPPKATAVWLKPQLICEVSFREMTPDGVMRHPSFEGMRNDKSPAQVVAEKPVKVSNVKKTDILLNPGEETQVRTIKGHALKFTNLSKLYWPEDHITKRDMINYYYAIAPYMVPYLKDRPQSLNRFPNGIHGASFYQKDVSGKAPSWASTFPYRSDDDNREKEYLVGDDEATLLYMASLGCIEINPWSSRRQQPDHPDWCIIDLDPDQTTFDQVIEAARVTHDILHAAGIPGYCKTSGSAGLHIYIPLGALYTYEQSREFARVIATMVHARIPDITSIERATSRRKRKMYIDFLQNRPKATVAAPYSLRPKPGATVSMPLHWEEVKKGMKMKDFNIHNAVERLLKEGDIFKPVLGKGINMRVAVTKLEKQLRG from the coding sequence ATGCGCGCCCCGCATACTGCTGCCACTCAGGCCATGCCCCTGCCTAAAAACACCACCCCCATGCTGGCCACCCTGGCCACTACCGCCACCGACAAACCCGGATGGCTATACGAAATTAAATGGGACGGCTATCGGGCACTCGCCTTCCTCAATAAAGGAGAGGTAGAACTGCGGTCGCGCAACAATGCATCTTTCAACAAAAAATATTTTCCGGTATATCAGGCATTACAACAGTGGAAGGTAAACGCAGTAGTAGACGGTGAAATCGTTGTCATCAACGAAGAAGGAATGCCCATCTTCAGCGCCCTGCAAAACTGGCGCAACGAAGCAGACGGTATCCTCGTGTATTATCTCTTCGACATGTTGTGGCTCAATGGTAAAAACATCACCATGCTCCCATTGCTGCAACGAAAAAAACTGCTGGAACAGCTGATGCCCGTCGATGACAGCATCCTCCGCTTCAGCGAAGGATTCATTACTGAAGGCACCGATTTTTTTAAACAAGCACAGAAACTAAATCTGGAAGGTATCATCGCCAAAAAAACAGATAGCAGTTACTATCCCGGTACCCGCTCCGGAGAATGGCTCAAAATAAAAACCAGCTCCCGCCAGGAAGTAGTGATCGGTGGCTATACAAAAAATGAAGGTTCCTCCAAACCTTTCAGCTCCTTACTGGTAGGGGTATACGAAAAAGGTAAACTACAATATACCGGCAAAATAGGAACAGGTTTTTCTATTACACAGCAACGGGAACTGCTGCAACGTTTTAAACCACTGGAAATAAAAAAAACACCTTTTGCTGCAGAGCCGGATGTCAACAAAGCTTCTCTTTTCCGTCCTCATCCACCTAAAGCTACAGCGGTATGGTTAAAACCACAGCTGATCTGCGAAGTGAGCTTTCGTGAAATGACGCCCGATGGGGTGATGCGGCATCCTTCCTTTGAAGGAATGCGTAACGATAAATCTCCTGCACAGGTAGTAGCCGAAAAACCTGTAAAGGTATCCAATGTTAAAAAGACCGATATCCTGCTCAATCCCGGAGAAGAAACACAGGTCCGTACTATCAAAGGACACGCACTTAAATTTACCAACCTCAGCAAATTATACTGGCCCGAAGACCATATCACTAAAAGGGATATGATCAACTATTACTATGCGATAGCACCCTATATGGTACCTTATCTGAAAGACAGGCCACAATCGCTCAACCGTTTTCCCAACGGCATCCATGGTGCCAGCTTCTATCAGAAAGATGTTTCCGGCAAAGCACCTTCCTGGGCTTCTACCTTTCCTTATCGCAGTGATGATGATAACCGGGAAAAAGAATACCTGGTGGGAGATGATGAGGCCACGCTACTGTATATGGCTTCGCTGGGCTGTATTGAAATCAACCCCTGGAGCAGCCGTCGTCAGCAGCCGGACCATCCCGACTGGTGTATTATTGATCTCGATCCTGACCAGACAACCTTCGACCAGGTGATTGAAGCAGCCCGTGTTACCCACGATATCCTGCATGCAGCTGGTATTCCCGGTTATTGCAAAACATCGGGTTCTGCCGGTCTGCATATCTATATTCCGCTCGGCGCCCTTTATACTTATGAACAGTCCCGGGAATTCGCCCGCGTGATTGCTACCATGGTACATGCCCGTATACCGGATATTACCAGTATTGAAAGAGCTACCTCCAGGCGTAAACGAAAAATGTATATCGACTTTTTGCAAAACAGGCCCAAAGCTACTGTGGCGGCTCCTTATTCCCTTCGGCCCAAACCCGGTGCTACTGTGTCAATGCCACTGCATTGGGAAGAAGTGAAAAAGGGAATGAAGATGAAAGATTTTAACATACACAATGCGGTTGAACGGCTACTGAAGGAAGGAGATATCTTCAAACCCGTACTGGGAAAAGGAATTAACATGAGAGTCGCCGTCACAAAGCTGGAGAAACAATTGCGTGGTTAG
- the rpiA gene encoding ribose 5-phosphate isomerase A: METIDFKLEAAKEALKYIREGDTVGLGAGSTIAHLVRLIGEMPALKQGVTVVTSSFNTRQLLLEQGFWVTDTALLSTLDIYFDGCDQFDRELNALKSGGGIHTQEKLLAAMAQRFILIGDGSKYVDRLLVTVPVVIELIPASLLLVQRELQRLYPDARPQLRISNKKDGAVITENGNLLIDIWFAAFPPVAEINPQLKAIPGVLETSLFYQMAQEAIIAGKNGVTTVRPARERAAG; this comes from the coding sequence ATGGAAACGATTGATTTTAAACTGGAGGCGGCGAAGGAAGCGCTGAAATATATCCGTGAAGGGGATACTGTAGGATTGGGTGCCGGAAGCACCATTGCTCACCTGGTACGTTTGATAGGGGAGATGCCTGCCTTGAAGCAGGGTGTTACGGTAGTGACATCTTCTTTTAACACCCGGCAGTTATTGCTGGAACAGGGTTTCTGGGTTACCGATACCGCATTGCTCTCAACCCTGGACATCTACTTCGATGGCTGTGATCAGTTTGACAGAGAATTGAACGCACTCAAGAGCGGAGGAGGCATTCATACCCAGGAGAAACTGCTAGCTGCCATGGCACAACGTTTTATACTGATCGGCGATGGCTCCAAGTATGTGGACCGTTTGCTGGTAACGGTTCCGGTAGTGATAGAACTGATACCGGCTTCCCTGTTGCTGGTACAACGCGAACTGCAACGGCTGTATCCTGATGCACGCCCGCAACTCCGGATCAGCAATAAAAAAGATGGCGCCGTCATCACTGAAAACGGTAACCTCCTGATAGATATCTGGTTTGCCGCATTTCCCCCGGTTGCAGAAATAAATCCACAGTTGAAGGCCATTCCGGGAGTACTGGAAACCTCCCTCTTTTATCAGATGGCCCAGGAAGCGATTATAGCCGGCAAAAACGGCGTAACAACTGTACGGCCAGCCAGAGAGCGCGCTGCCGGCTGA
- a CDS encoding polysaccharide lyase 6 family protein, whose product MKKLLPLFLLYLLPALLSAGQTTVNSLSALQSAIDNAQPGAVIILANGVYNATTDITIKQKGTAAKPITITTQSTGSAEISGNGGFNIVSPAQYIVIRGFKFTHKASKAKTASGTSFCRFTRNIFETPGDGENLTIAGSDHQIDYNTFQHKNAMGRFLAIRGSGSQIAERLWIHHNYFLDQQHQAGNGIETLQFGLSGFSLSSSNSIVEYNLFEQCNGENEMISVKSSAVVLRYNTIRDCPAQFTLRHGNRCQVYGNYFVNTPGIRIFGDDHVIHSNYFENCDPAITIGNGDGEVADGAPLTCHDRPDRTMIVFNTLVNNVSNITQPGRTNGLGATATTVAANIVQGGGTAAQIAGPYPNPVWKNNMLNNASAGAIPSSGYVTNNPMLSRNSSGTYHIQAGSPAVGMITTSYPGVQTDMDGQPRSTPLDAGADQVSTAPVKTVILSPAMVGHNAP is encoded by the coding sequence ATGAAAAAGCTACTACCACTGTTTTTGCTCTACCTGTTGCCAGCATTGTTATCAGCAGGCCAGACAACTGTTAACTCCTTGTCTGCTCTGCAATCAGCGATCGACAACGCCCAACCCGGTGCTGTCATCATCCTGGCCAACGGCGTATACAACGCCACCACCGACATTACCATCAAACAAAAAGGTACTGCTGCCAAACCTATCACCATCACCACTCAATCCACTGGCAGTGCGGAAATCAGCGGCAACGGCGGCTTCAACATCGTTAGCCCCGCTCAATACATCGTCATCCGCGGATTTAAGTTCACCCACAAAGCCAGCAAAGCCAAAACAGCCAGTGGCACCAGCTTCTGCCGGTTTACCCGCAATATCTTCGAAACACCGGGCGACGGTGAAAACCTTACCATCGCCGGCAGCGACCATCAGATTGACTACAACACCTTTCAACATAAAAATGCAATGGGCCGCTTCCTCGCCATCCGCGGCTCCGGCAGCCAGATAGCGGAAAGACTGTGGATACACCACAACTATTTCCTCGATCAGCAACATCAGGCAGGCAACGGCATTGAAACACTGCAGTTCGGACTGAGCGGCTTCAGCCTCTCTTCCAGCAACAGTATTGTGGAATACAATCTTTTTGAACAATGCAACGGAGAAAATGAAATGATCTCTGTAAAATCATCTGCAGTAGTACTACGCTATAATACCATCCGTGACTGTCCCGCGCAGTTTACCCTGCGGCATGGCAATCGTTGCCAGGTATATGGCAACTACTTCGTGAACACGCCCGGCATTCGTATCTTCGGCGACGATCATGTTATCCACAGCAACTATTTTGAAAACTGCGATCCGGCCATCACTATCGGCAACGGTGACGGAGAAGTAGCCGACGGCGCGCCACTCACCTGCCACGACCGGCCCGACCGCACCATGATCGTATTCAACACCCTCGTCAACAACGTTAGCAATATCACCCAACCCGGACGCACCAACGGACTAGGCGCCACCGCCACCACTGTTGCCGCCAACATCGTTCAGGGAGGCGGTACCGCCGCTCAGATTGCAGGGCCCTACCCCAACCCTGTCTGGAAAAACAATATGCTGAATAACGCCAGCGCCGGCGCCATTCCTTCCAGCGGCTATGTAACCAACAATCCAATGCTCTCCCGCAATAGCAGCGGCACCTACCATATTCAGGCCGGAAGCCCTGCTGTCGGTATGATCACTACATCTTATCCGGGTGTGCAAACAGACATGGATGGACAACCCCGCAGCACTCCGCTGGATGCGGGCGCAGACCAGGTGTCTACTGCTCCTGTAAAGACTGTCATCCTCAGTCCTGCTATGGTTGGGCATAATGCACCATGA
- a CDS encoding TonB-dependent siderophore receptor yields the protein MAQHATHSDTLRHRRELQEIVVAGKQNAYKQDISALSTRMPMAPLEVPQSVQVAGQAVIRDRQAYTLNDLTPVLTGVKANNSMGAFSMRGFTGYNPFDGNFITYNGVRGNLYLWNQAPLLYNVDRVEVLRGPASVLFSEGSPGGLINIITKKPQAEKQVSADIAWGSWNYVRTAIDATGPLSKNKKLLYRAIGGYDRRNSFRDNQFAENIFLAPSLTYLFSSATNLHLELNHSRTNAVQTYDRGTFVKKRDDGSYDFNFYPNNLTVQSPDDYGHNINTAATLTFDHRFSDRLSLAVVQRYVRSQLEFADHFVKGDITNDAIDRTYQTWDYDQFSYQTTAYVNYRLKTGALQHHILGGIDFNHYGWSKNLYRDAVGTRINIFHPDDRNDVPAPDPANDYYDDNKQTNRLLGAYVQDQISLLKQLKVLLSVRYDDYHLLQTPLSAKDDLQGDTSNASAWVPRIGVVFMPTTNMSVYASYTTSFNPQLSNAGSRGGPFPPKTARQYEVGFKGDLLDNRLSAMVALYQIDYRNVLAPAPTQESPRQQTVVPGTRSRGAEFTLQGNLKNLNIIAGYAYNDHVLVSNSTIGKDGDRYMNAPRHNGNIWAKYTFARTCVKGLGLAAGGRYVSDQVGNMKTQDFIIPEAAVLDAALSYDISRYSFRFNLNNLTNARYFNGGLSRTTVASLGEPINFRIGVNVIIL from the coding sequence ATGGCGCAACATGCAACTCATTCCGATACGCTGCGCCACCGGCGCGAATTACAGGAAATCGTAGTGGCAGGAAAACAAAATGCCTACAAACAGGATATCTCTGCTTTATCTACCCGTATGCCAATGGCTCCGCTGGAAGTGCCGCAATCGGTACAGGTGGCCGGACAAGCGGTGATCAGAGACAGACAGGCATATACACTCAATGATCTGACACCGGTGCTCACTGGCGTAAAGGCCAACAATAGCATGGGCGCTTTCAGTATGCGCGGTTTTACCGGATATAATCCGTTTGACGGAAATTTTATTACGTATAATGGTGTCCGTGGTAACCTGTATTTGTGGAACCAGGCTCCCCTGTTATACAATGTAGATCGGGTGGAGGTGCTGCGTGGACCAGCTTCTGTGTTATTCAGTGAAGGTTCTCCGGGTGGACTGATTAATATCATCACTAAAAAACCACAGGCCGAAAAACAAGTGAGTGCAGATATTGCCTGGGGAAGCTGGAACTATGTAAGGACTGCGATAGATGCCACCGGTCCGCTATCGAAAAATAAAAAACTGTTGTATCGTGCTATCGGCGGATACGACCGTCGCAATAGCTTCCGTGATAACCAGTTTGCGGAAAATATTTTTCTAGCCCCATCGCTGACTTATCTTTTCTCATCAGCCACCAATCTTCATCTGGAACTGAACCACAGCCGTACCAATGCCGTCCAGACATACGACAGGGGCACTTTTGTGAAGAAGCGGGATGATGGTAGCTATGATTTCAACTTTTATCCAAATAACCTGACGGTGCAAAGCCCGGATGATTACGGCCATAATATCAATACGGCCGCCACGCTTACCTTTGATCACCGTTTTAGTGACCGTCTGTCATTGGCCGTGGTGCAACGTTACGTCCGCAGCCAGCTGGAATTTGCAGACCATTTTGTAAAAGGAGATATTACCAACGACGCTATTGATCGTACCTACCAAACCTGGGATTATGATCAGTTCAGTTATCAGACTACCGCTTATGTCAACTATCGTCTGAAAACGGGTGCACTACAGCATCATATCCTGGGAGGGATCGATTTTAACCACTATGGGTGGTCTAAAAATCTTTACCGCGATGCAGTAGGTACTCGTATCAATATTTTCCATCCTGACGATCGTAATGATGTGCCTGCACCAGATCCGGCTAATGATTATTACGATGACAATAAACAAACCAATCGCCTGCTGGGAGCTTATGTCCAGGACCAGATCAGTTTGCTGAAACAGTTAAAAGTACTGCTGTCTGTTAGGTATGACGACTATCATCTGTTACAAACGCCCTTATCCGCGAAAGACGATCTGCAGGGTGATACCTCCAATGCCAGTGCATGGGTTCCTCGTATAGGCGTAGTGTTTATGCCCACCACCAATATGTCTGTATATGCAAGTTATACTACATCCTTTAATCCGCAGTTATCCAACGCGGGTAGCCGTGGAGGCCCTTTCCCACCCAAAACAGCCAGGCAGTATGAGGTTGGCTTCAAAGGAGATTTGTTAGATAACCGCCTGTCTGCCATGGTAGCACTGTATCAGATAGATTACCGCAATGTGCTGGCACCCGCACCTACCCAGGAAAGCCCGAGGCAGCAGACTGTAGTGCCGGGAACCCGGAGCCGCGGCGCTGAATTCACCCTGCAGGGAAATCTGAAAAATCTGAATATCATCGCAGGATATGCTTACAATGATCATGTACTCGTCAGCAACAGTACCATCGGCAAGGATGGTGACCGGTATATGAACGCTCCCCGTCATAATGGCAATATATGGGCAAAATACACCTTTGCCCGTACTTGTGTGAAAGGGCTGGGGCTGGCCGCTGGTGGCCGGTATGTCAGTGATCAGGTAGGGAATATGAAGACGCAGGACTTTATCATTCCGGAAGCTGCGGTGCTGGATGCTGCGCTGAGTTACGATATCAGCCGCTACAGCTTTCGTTTTAATCTCAATAATCTGACTAATGCCCGTTATTTTAATGGCGGACTTTCACGGACAACGGTTGCCTCCCTGGGTGAACCGATTAATTTCAGGATAGGCGTTAACGTTATAATACTGTAG